One genomic region from Pelmatolapia mariae isolate MD_Pm_ZW unplaced genomic scaffold, Pm_UMD_F_2 NODE_ptg000244l+_length_82687_cov_1, whole genome shotgun sequence encodes:
- the LOC134622848 gene encoding serine/arginine-rich splicing factor 3-like, translating into MGDPAFHRDCPLDCKVYVGNLGNNGNKTELERAFGYYGPLRSVWVARNPPGFAFVEFEDPRDASDAVRELDGRTMCGCRVRVELSTGEKRSRSRGPPPSWSRYPRDDFRRRSPPVRRRSPRRRSLSRSRSRSVSRDRRRYRSASREKNRKRSRSFSRSRSRSRSNERK; encoded by the exons ATGGGAG ACCCTGCTTTTCATCGAGACTGTCCCCTCGACTGCAAGGTTTATGTCGGGAATCTGGGAAACAATGGAAATAAGACGGAGTTAGAAAGAGCGTTTGGTTACTATGGTCCTCTAAGAAGTGTTTGGGTTGCCAGGAATCCCCCAGGTTTTGCTTTTGTAGAGTTTGAAGATCCCAGAGATGCCTCAGATGCTGTGAGAGAATTGGATGGCAG AACCATGTGTGGCTGTCGAGTACGCGTTGAGTTATCCACTGGAGAAAAGCGCTCCAGGAGCCGTGGCCCTCCTCCATCCTGGAGCCGATACCCTCGAGATGATTTTAGGCGACGCAGTCCTCCTGTTAGACGCAG ATCACCAAGGAGACGGAGCCTCAGCCGCAGCCGCAGCAG GTCTGTTTCAAGAGATAGACGCAGATATCGGTCTGCTTCCAGAGAGAAGAACCGTAAGCGCTCAAGATCCTTCTCACGATCGAGGAG TCGTTCCCGGTCTAATGAGAGGAAATGA